One Streptomyces mobaraensis NBRC 13819 = DSM 40847 DNA segment encodes these proteins:
- a CDS encoding SDR family oxidoreductase, with product MSVLITGATGFVGSRLLHHLLSQDDDTPVIVLGRDAPEVLLDRIRTAVGWLDVNGTVRPGAFGRLRCLRADLAGRGPFPDGAAPAGLTAVWHCAAATTLRGDPVPVHRVNVIGTRRVLELADRVPAAHLVHVSTAYVAGRRAHGVIRETDLCDAAGFHNAYEQSKFTAERMVLRWARDARRTVTVLRPSVLVDDRPAPEGLPRHPFAVLSRSVRATLDERAARASAAARPPGTALSQGALRFRLPGSPDGSLNLVQADWSVRAMVRAVAAHRGPGVLTVHVTHPDNTPVRAIARAFEAVHPGLSVEITPRIGDPTRLEAAMLGDFGFMTAYSAQHRAYDRTHLLACTGDLPDPRPLDGAYLERALAVPPPGRTAAGS from the coding sequence ATGTCCGTGCTCATCACCGGCGCCACAGGGTTCGTCGGCAGCCGTCTGCTCCACCACCTCCTGAGCCAGGACGACGACACCCCCGTCATCGTCCTCGGCCGCGACGCACCCGAGGTGTTGCTCGACCGCATACGCACGGCCGTCGGCTGGCTGGACGTCAACGGGACGGTGCGACCAGGGGCGTTCGGCCGGCTGCGCTGCCTGCGCGCCGACCTGGCGGGCCGGGGGCCGTTCCCGGACGGCGCGGCGCCCGCCGGCCTCACCGCCGTCTGGCACTGCGCCGCCGCCACCACCCTGCGCGGGGACCCCGTGCCGGTGCACCGGGTCAACGTCATCGGCACCCGCCGCGTGCTGGAACTGGCCGACCGCGTCCCGGCGGCCCACCTCGTCCACGTCAGTACCGCCTACGTGGCCGGCCGCCGCGCCCACGGCGTCATCCGGGAGACGGACCTCTGCGACGCGGCCGGCTTCCACAACGCCTACGAACAGAGCAAGTTCACCGCCGAGCGGATGGTCCTGCGGTGGGCCCGCGACGCCCGGCGAACGGTCACCGTCCTGCGGCCGAGCGTCCTCGTCGACGACCGCCCCGCCCCGGAGGGACTGCCTCGGCACCCCTTCGCCGTCCTGTCCCGCAGCGTGCGCGCGACCCTCGACGAACGCGCCGCGCGCGCCTCCGCCGCGGCGCGCCCACCAGGGACGGCGCTCTCCCAGGGAGCGCTGCGCTTCCGCCTCCCGGGATCCCCGGACGGATCGCTCAACCTCGTCCAGGCCGACTGGTCCGTCCGGGCCATGGTCCGCGCCGTCGCCGCCCACCGGGGCCCCGGCGTGCTCACCGTCCACGTCACGCACCCGGACAACACGCCGGTGCGCGCCATCGCCCGGGCCTTCGAAGCGGTCCACCCGGGCCTGTCCGTCGAGATCACGCCCAGGATCGGCGATCCCACCCGGCTGGAGGCCGCCATGCTCGGCGACTTCGGCTTCATGACGGCGTACAGCGCCCAGCACCGCGCCTACGACCGCACCCACCTGCTGGCGTGCACGGGCGACCTGCCCGACCCCCGGCCTCTCGACGGCGCCTACCTCGAACGCGCCCTGGCCGTCCCCCCGCCCGGGCGGACGGCCGCAGGTTCATGA
- a CDS encoding type I polyketide synthase, with amino-acid sequence MEADGREGAGRDPGAAIAIVGASCRLPGGIGGLAELWAALEEERDMITTLPPGRFDPVRFVDTGHPRPGKSYTAAGGFLEDPAGFDAAYFGISPKEATAMDPQHRLLLELTAEALDDAAVDPARLAGTDTAVFVGISDGSYAVMPAPREVTPYTMVGGALALAANRVSHAFDLRGPSMSVDTACSSALVALDRACRALRDGSCRTALCGGVNILLNPQQFVGFSQASMLSARGRCAAFSAHADGFVRAEGGGVVLLKPLADALADGDRVHGVILGTGTNCDGHTPGVFLPSTEAQEELLRRTAAEAGVDPDELVYFEAHGTGTHVGDPVEATAIGRALGMRRITGDLPIGSVKSNLGHLEPASGMAGLCKALLVLRHRTVPASLHAEPLNPAIDFAGLGLRPATGKLPVTASGRAVVGVNSFGFGGANAHVLVAAPDPAPEPDPAPPARPLPVLVSARSARALREAAARLADRLDACPEREFPDAAGTLWRRGRHEHRAVVLATGAREAARALRALTADGPAPDAPEGAVGKAAGRGRVAFVYSGNGSQWPGMGADLYAREAVFRDAVDELDARLAPRLGWSVAEALTRPPGSWRLEATECAQPLLLAVQLGTTAVLRAHGITPSAVLGHSVGEVAAAHAAGVLDTEGAARVIAERSAVQAPTRGAGRMAAVGLSAEEAADVLARYGDTVVLAGINSPRDVTVAGPAPDLAALGERLRGRGVLFHELDLDYAFHSPAMDGCEAPLTRALDGLEPSPATVPFYSTVTGTQLLGTELDAHYWWHNIRRPVRFADAAALAHEDGADVLLELGPHPVLTGYLRRSTRGDRRKPVTVLPTLRRADAGPRVLATTVAALIAAGAGASGPAFRPGRVVDLPAYPWQRGRHWTGGPRSWLRDPGDGVLDHPLLGERVPAPHPQWHGPVEPVAAPWLPDHRVKGAVLLPATGYVEMALAAGRRTLGDGPLDVGRLLIRSGLVIPRDDPGALALQSSLRPDDGTMTITSTARPGDTPRVHATARVRTLTAPRPAPVDPAAVRARCPRHVRAADYYRDRAATGLEYGPAFQVLTELSAGPAEVLAAYRHDAPGAPYVVHPALLDGALQAGVQLLADRLDAGQAFLPASIAAVRVWDTPSATGFVRARELFRSEDEVRWDLSLTDPDGRVTVHVEGCRLRRTSVGGGTPVTVHHTALRAAPRPGRPGSPAPLPPPRRILDALRPPEPPLRPGDERRARDALDEFAARHHANALARLLPDARAPFAVTDLLGPEPSAGHRAWALRLLDLMCRHGTALPLGDGRHRLTADNHDTAAPAHRCLDAAPAFGTALALAAAADRYWTAAPDAPPADHTETAELVQETLPAERRRCRLLRAALSRVAELWPAERPLRVLDTGEGATAVALLPVLPPDRTHYRLTGVPPAARPALLARLAALGHDAVVELTDPLADEAGEDFDIVLDDTPGDRPDPEAALRRTAALLTPGGYLITSLAHDTALRDLLHGPADGPALRPPPDGDAWPDLLRRAGFTDVARADTDGHTVLLGAAPSTPRRPEQPLATPPDAAFLLVTADRREDGLVTALAAALTRPGAPAVATGRAGGTAEEWTALLDAVPADDAATRHVVLLVGRTAGTGPDAPTAHAARTIAALGALAAAHARRDSGPGTRLWLVTHPHDALPGPVRDADPAAAALWGAARTLANEHPRLDTRRIALSRTGDPAADAERLARELVAPDEEDEVVLTPEGRFVPRERPGTAPVRMRPGETAFRLRLRDPGLSYRLSWTETVPARPGPGEVAVAVRAVGLNYRDVMQVMGLLPGELTEGTPSERGPGIECAGTVTACGPGVTQFRPGDRVVGVAPSCLATHTVTPVHWLTRLPDGIAFTEGAGAPIALITAHYGLGHLARLRPGETLLVHGAAGAVGLAALRYARHHGAHPIATAGSGLKRSALRSLGMEHVLDSRAPDFADRVRALTGGRGVDVVLNSLAGEAVVRGLELLRPGGRFVELGKRDIHENKPLPLHPFDNNIAFFGLDISALLPDRAFCARLIDEALIAELGHGTYHGLPHTTFPAARVHEAFRLLRHSRHIGKVVVTFEPDDEPPPVEPAASPHRPDPNGTYLVTGGTGGFGAVTARRLADRGARHIALVSRRGAAAPEAAAVLAALAARGVRATAYAADVTSAKAMRSVVRKIDRTGFPLRGVVHAATRYDDAPLTELDEAGAAAVLAPKATGAAVLDGLTRDRECDLFLCHSSGTALLGNVHQAPYVAGNLAVEALVRRRRREGLPGLAVAWGALSDTGHAARDGLLDGLAAVGVEPLTSRRALAVAEGLPATTDVVGAGRYHWPRVAALLPQATRPRLGALVPAGAADDGTARERRLDALRRMPAEAALDLLVEELTRLVADALGTSPDGLDPHTRLDAYGMDSLTGTQFFATLQQTYDVRIPPMELLSGNGTITGVAHQLRLGLGLEGKGGGDDAGERDGTGSRDGHDGRDGQDGRDGRDGHGGHGGHDGHSGHDERPAGTQEA; translated from the coding sequence ATGGAAGCGGACGGACGAGAGGGCGCCGGCCGGGATCCCGGTGCGGCCATCGCCATCGTCGGGGCCTCCTGCCGGCTGCCGGGCGGCATCGGCGGCCTGGCGGAGCTGTGGGCGGCTCTCGAAGAAGAGCGTGACATGATCACGACATTGCCGCCCGGCCGGTTCGACCCCGTCCGGTTCGTCGACACCGGCCACCCCCGGCCGGGCAAGAGTTACACGGCCGCCGGCGGCTTCCTGGAGGACCCGGCGGGCTTCGACGCGGCCTACTTCGGCATCTCGCCCAAGGAAGCCACCGCCATGGACCCCCAGCACCGGCTGCTCCTGGAGCTGACCGCCGAGGCGCTGGACGACGCGGCCGTCGATCCCGCCCGGCTGGCCGGCACCGACACCGCCGTCTTCGTCGGCATCTCCGACGGCTCGTACGCCGTGATGCCGGCGCCGCGCGAGGTGACCCCCTACACCATGGTCGGCGGCGCGCTCGCCCTTGCCGCGAACCGCGTCTCCCACGCCTTCGACCTGCGCGGCCCCAGCATGTCCGTCGACACCGCCTGCTCCTCGGCGCTGGTCGCCCTGGACCGGGCCTGCCGCGCCCTGCGGGACGGCTCCTGCCGCACGGCCCTGTGCGGCGGCGTCAACATCCTGCTCAATCCCCAGCAGTTCGTGGGCTTCTCGCAGGCGTCCATGCTCTCGGCACGCGGCAGGTGCGCGGCCTTCTCCGCGCACGCCGACGGTTTCGTCCGCGCCGAGGGCGGCGGCGTGGTGCTGCTCAAGCCCCTGGCCGACGCCCTCGCCGACGGCGACCGCGTGCACGGGGTGATCCTCGGCACCGGGACCAACTGCGACGGCCACACCCCGGGGGTGTTCCTGCCCAGCACCGAGGCCCAGGAAGAGCTGCTGCGCCGCACGGCCGCCGAAGCCGGGGTCGATCCCGACGAACTGGTCTACTTCGAGGCGCACGGCACCGGAACCCACGTCGGCGACCCCGTCGAGGCGACCGCCATCGGACGCGCCCTGGGGATGCGCCGGATCACCGGGGACCTGCCCATCGGCTCGGTGAAGTCCAACCTCGGCCACCTCGAACCCGCCTCCGGGATGGCCGGGCTCTGCAAGGCCCTCCTGGTGCTGCGCCACCGCACGGTGCCCGCCTCGCTGCACGCCGAACCGCTCAACCCCGCCATCGACTTCGCGGGGCTGGGGCTGCGCCCGGCCACCGGGAAGCTGCCGGTGACCGCGTCCGGGCGGGCGGTCGTGGGCGTCAACTCCTTCGGGTTCGGCGGGGCCAACGCGCACGTCCTCGTCGCCGCGCCCGACCCCGCGCCGGAGCCGGACCCCGCGCCCCCCGCGCGCCCGCTGCCGGTGCTGGTGAGCGCCCGCTCGGCGCGGGCGCTCCGCGAGGCCGCCGCCCGGCTCGCGGACCGCCTCGACGCCTGCCCGGAGCGGGAGTTCCCCGACGCCGCCGGCACCCTGTGGCGGCGCGGCCGGCACGAGCACCGCGCGGTCGTCCTGGCCACCGGCGCCCGCGAGGCGGCGCGCGCACTGCGTGCGCTGACGGCCGACGGCCCCGCACCGGACGCCCCCGAGGGAGCCGTCGGGAAGGCCGCCGGGCGCGGCAGGGTGGCGTTCGTCTACTCCGGCAACGGTTCCCAGTGGCCGGGCATGGGGGCCGACCTGTACGCCCGCGAGGCGGTCTTCCGGGACGCGGTCGACGAGCTCGACGCCCGACTGGCCCCACGGCTGGGCTGGTCCGTCGCCGAGGCCCTGACCCGGCCGCCCGGCTCCTGGCGGCTGGAGGCCACGGAGTGCGCCCAACCGCTGCTGCTCGCCGTCCAGCTGGGGACCACCGCCGTGCTGCGCGCGCACGGGATCACGCCGTCCGCCGTCCTCGGGCACAGCGTCGGCGAGGTGGCCGCCGCGCACGCCGCCGGCGTGCTCGACACCGAGGGCGCCGCCCGGGTGATCGCCGAACGCTCCGCCGTCCAGGCCCCGACGCGCGGCGCCGGCCGCATGGCCGCCGTCGGCCTGTCCGCCGAGGAGGCGGCGGACGTCCTGGCCCGGTACGGCGACACCGTGGTGCTCGCCGGGATCAACAGCCCGCGGGACGTCACCGTCGCCGGACCCGCCCCCGACCTGGCCGCCCTCGGGGAACGGCTGCGCGGCCGCGGGGTCCTCTTCCACGAGCTGGACCTCGACTACGCCTTCCACAGCCCCGCCATGGACGGCTGCGAGGCCCCGCTGACCCGGGCGCTCGACGGTCTCGAACCGTCCCCCGCCACCGTCCCGTTCTACTCCACCGTCACCGGGACCCAACTGCTCGGCACCGAGCTGGACGCGCACTACTGGTGGCACAACATCCGCCGGCCCGTGCGCTTCGCCGACGCGGCGGCGCTCGCGCACGAGGACGGCGCCGACGTCCTCCTCGAACTCGGCCCCCACCCCGTCCTGACCGGCTACCTGCGCAGGAGCACCCGAGGGGACCGCCGGAAGCCGGTCACCGTGCTGCCCACCCTGCGCCGCGCCGACGCCGGGCCGCGGGTCCTGGCCACCACCGTGGCCGCCCTGATCGCCGCCGGCGCCGGCGCCTCGGGCCCCGCCTTCCGCCCCGGACGCGTCGTGGACCTGCCGGCCTACCCCTGGCAGCGCGGGCGCCACTGGACGGGCGGCCCCCGTTCGTGGCTCCGCGACCCCGGCGACGGAGTGCTGGACCACCCCCTGCTCGGCGAGCGCGTACCCGCCCCGCACCCCCAGTGGCACGGCCCCGTCGAGCCGGTCGCGGCCCCCTGGCTCCCCGACCACCGCGTCAAAGGTGCCGTCCTCCTACCGGCCACCGGGTACGTCGAGATGGCCCTGGCGGCCGGCCGCCGCACCCTGGGCGACGGCCCGCTCGACGTCGGACGCCTCCTCATCCGCAGCGGTCTGGTGATCCCCCGGGACGACCCCGGCGCCCTCGCGCTCCAGTCGTCCCTGCGCCCGGACGACGGCACCATGACCATCACCAGCACCGCCCGTCCCGGTGACACCCCGCGGGTCCACGCCACCGCGCGCGTCCGCACCCTGACCGCCCCCCGGCCGGCCCCGGTGGACCCGGCGGCCGTCCGCGCGCGCTGCCCGCGGCACGTCCGCGCCGCCGACTACTACCGCGACCGGGCCGCGACGGGCCTGGAGTACGGACCCGCCTTCCAGGTGCTCACCGAACTGAGCGCCGGCCCCGCCGAGGTCCTGGCCGCCTACCGGCACGACGCCCCGGGCGCGCCGTACGTCGTCCACCCGGCCCTGCTGGACGGCGCGCTGCAGGCCGGTGTGCAGCTGCTCGCGGACCGGCTCGACGCCGGGCAGGCTTTCCTGCCCGCCTCGATCGCGGCCGTCCGGGTGTGGGACACCCCGTCCGCGACGGGATTCGTCCGGGCCCGGGAACTCTTCCGGAGCGAGGACGAGGTCCGGTGGGACCTCTCCCTCACCGACCCCGACGGCCGTGTCACCGTGCACGTCGAGGGCTGCCGGCTGCGCCGGACGTCCGTCGGCGGCGGCACCCCGGTCACCGTCCACCACACCGCCCTCCGCGCGGCGCCCCGCCCCGGACGGCCCGGCTCCCCCGCGCCGCTGCCCCCGCCGCGGCGGATCCTCGACGCGCTCCGCCCGCCCGAACCGCCGCTCCGCCCCGGCGACGAGCGCCGCGCCCGGGACGCCCTCGACGAGTTCGCCGCCCGGCACCACGCCAACGCCCTCGCCCGGCTCCTCCCCGACGCCCGCGCGCCGTTCGCCGTGACGGACCTGCTGGGCCCCGAGCCGTCGGCCGGGCACCGGGCCTGGGCCCTGCGGCTGCTCGACCTGATGTGCCGGCACGGCACCGCGCTGCCGCTCGGCGACGGCCGCCACCGGCTGACCGCGGACAACCACGACACCGCCGCGCCGGCCCACCGCTGTCTGGACGCCGCCCCCGCCTTCGGCACCGCCCTCGCCCTGGCCGCCGCGGCGGACCGGTACTGGACCGCCGCGCCGGACGCCCCACCCGCGGACCACACCGAGACGGCCGAGCTGGTGCAGGAGACGCTGCCCGCCGAGCGGCGCCGCTGCCGGCTGCTCCGCGCCGCGCTCTCCCGCGTCGCCGAACTCTGGCCCGCCGAACGGCCGTTGCGCGTGCTCGACACCGGCGAAGGGGCCACCGCCGTCGCGCTGCTCCCCGTCCTGCCTCCCGACCGCACCCACTACCGCCTCACCGGCGTGCCGCCCGCCGCCCGGCCCGCGCTGCTCGCCCGGCTCGCGGCGCTCGGCCACGACGCCGTCGTCGAGCTCACGGATCCCCTGGCCGACGAAGCCGGCGAGGACTTCGACATCGTCCTCGACGACACACCGGGCGACCGCCCCGACCCCGAGGCCGCCCTCCGCCGGACCGCCGCCCTCCTCACGCCCGGCGGGTACCTGATCACCTCGCTCGCGCACGACACCGCGCTGCGCGACCTGCTGCACGGGCCGGCCGACGGCCCCGCGCTCCGGCCGCCGCCGGACGGCGACGCCTGGCCGGACCTGCTCCGGCGCGCCGGGTTCACCGACGTCGCCCGCGCCGACACCGACGGGCACACCGTCCTGCTCGGCGCCGCCCCCTCCACCCCGCGCCGGCCCGAACAACCCCTCGCCACGCCCCCGGACGCGGCGTTCCTCCTGGTGACCGCCGACCGGCGGGAGGACGGGCTGGTGACCGCCCTCGCCGCCGCCCTCACCCGCCCGGGCGCGCCCGCGGTGGCCACGGGCCGCGCGGGCGGCACGGCGGAGGAGTGGACGGCCCTGCTCGACGCCGTCCCGGCCGACGACGCGGCGACCCGGCACGTCGTCCTGCTCGTCGGCCGCACGGCCGGCACCGGCCCGGACGCCCCGACCGCCCACGCCGCCCGGACCATCGCCGCGCTCGGCGCCCTGGCCGCCGCCCACGCGCGCCGGGACTCCGGCCCGGGGACGCGGCTGTGGCTGGTCACCCACCCGCACGACGCGCTGCCGGGCCCGGTACGGGACGCCGACCCGGCCGCCGCCGCCCTCTGGGGCGCCGCCCGCACCCTCGCCAACGAGCACCCGCGCCTGGACACCCGCCGGATCGCCCTGTCCCGCACCGGCGACCCGGCCGCCGACGCCGAGCGCCTGGCGCGCGAACTCGTCGCCCCCGACGAGGAGGACGAGGTCGTCCTCACCCCCGAGGGCCGGTTCGTGCCCAGGGAACGGCCGGGCACGGCCCCCGTGCGGATGCGGCCGGGCGAGACCGCCTTCCGCCTGCGGCTGCGCGACCCCGGGCTGTCCTACCGGCTGTCGTGGACGGAGACCGTCCCCGCGCGGCCCGGCCCCGGCGAGGTGGCGGTGGCCGTACGCGCCGTCGGGCTGAACTACCGGGACGTCATGCAGGTCATGGGGCTGCTGCCGGGCGAACTGACCGAAGGCACGCCCTCCGAGCGCGGCCCGGGCATCGAGTGCGCCGGCACCGTCACCGCCTGCGGCCCCGGCGTGACGCAATTCCGGCCGGGCGACCGGGTCGTCGGCGTCGCGCCCTCCTGCCTGGCCACCCACACGGTCACACCGGTCCACTGGCTCACAAGGCTGCCCGACGGCATCGCCTTCACCGAGGGCGCCGGCGCGCCGATCGCCCTCATCACCGCCCACTACGGGCTGGGCCACCTCGCCCGGCTGCGCCCCGGCGAGACCCTCCTGGTCCACGGCGCCGCCGGCGCGGTCGGCCTGGCCGCGCTGCGCTACGCCCGGCACCACGGGGCGCACCCCATCGCCACCGCGGGCAGCGGGCTCAAACGCTCCGCCCTGCGCTCCCTCGGCATGGAACACGTCCTGGACTCCCGCGCCCCGGACTTCGCCGACCGGGTCCGCGCCCTCACGGGCGGGCGCGGCGTCGACGTGGTCCTCAACTCCCTGGCGGGCGAGGCCGTCGTGCGCGGCCTGGAACTCCTGCGCCCCGGCGGCCGGTTCGTGGAGCTGGGCAAGCGCGACATCCACGAGAACAAGCCGCTGCCCCTGCACCCCTTCGACAACAACATCGCCTTCTTCGGCCTGGACATCTCCGCCCTCCTCCCCGACCGGGCCTTCTGCGCCCGGCTGATCGACGAGGCGCTGATCGCGGAACTGGGTCACGGCACCTACCACGGCCTGCCGCACACCACCTTCCCCGCCGCCCGGGTCCACGAGGCGTTCCGCCTCCTCCGGCATTCGCGGCACATCGGGAAGGTCGTCGTCACCTTCGAACCCGACGACGAGCCCCCGCCCGTCGAACCGGCCGCGAGCCCGCACCGCCCCGACCCGAACGGGACCTACCTCGTCACCGGCGGGACCGGCGGCTTCGGTGCCGTCACGGCCCGCCGGCTCGCCGACCGCGGCGCCCGGCACATCGCCCTGGTGAGCCGGCGCGGGGCGGCGGCCCCGGAGGCGGCGGCCGTCCTGGCCGCGCTGGCGGCCCGCGGTGTCCGGGCCACCGCGTACGCCGCAGACGTCACCTCCGCGAAGGCCATGCGGTCCGTCGTCAGGAAGATCGACCGCACCGGCTTCCCGCTGCGCGGGGTCGTGCACGCCGCGACGCGGTACGACGACGCGCCGCTGACCGAACTGGACGAGGCCGGGGCCGCCGCCGTGCTGGCGCCGAAGGCGACCGGGGCCGCCGTGCTCGACGGCCTCACCCGGGACCGGGAGTGCGACCTCTTCCTGTGCCACTCCTCCGGCACCGCCCTGCTCGGGAACGTCCACCAGGCCCCCTACGTCGCCGGGAACCTGGCGGTGGAGGCCCTGGTCCGGCGCCGCCGCCGGGAGGGGCTGCCCGGTCTCGCCGTCGCCTGGGGCGCCCTCTCCGACACCGGCCACGCCGCCCGCGACGGCCTCCTCGACGGCCTCGCCGCCGTGGGCGTCGAACCGCTCACGTCACGGCGGGCGTTGGCCGTCGCCGAGGGCCTGCCCGCGACCACCGACGTCGTCGGCGCCGGCCGCTACCACTGGCCGCGCGTCGCCGCCCTGCTGCCCCAGGCCACCCGCCCGCGCCTCGGCGCGCTCGTGCCCGCCGGCGCCGCGGACGACGGGACCGCGCGCGAACGGCGGCTGGACGCCCTCCGCCGCATGCCCGCCGAGGCCGCCCTCGACCTCCTCGTCGAGGAACTCACCCGGCTGGTCGCCGATGCCCTGGGCACCTCCCCCGACGGCCTGGACCCGCACACCCGGCTCGACGCCTACGGCATGGACTCGCTGACGGGCACCCAGTTCTTCGCCACGCTCCAGCAGACGTACGACGTCCGCATCCCGCCCATGGAACTGCTCAGCGGCAACGGCACCATCACCGGCGTCGCCCACCAACTGCGCCTCGGGCTCGGCCTGGAGGGGAAGGGGGGCGGGGACGACGCCGGGGAACGGGACGGAACGGGATCCCGCGATGGCCATGACGGCCGGGACGGCCAGGACGGCCGGGACGGCCGGGACGGTCACGGCGGTCACGGCGGTCACGATGGCCACAGTGGTCACGACGAGAGGCCGGCGGGGACGCAGGAGGCATAA